The following proteins come from a genomic window of Diorhabda sublineata isolate icDioSubl1.1 chromosome 7, icDioSubl1.1, whole genome shotgun sequence:
- the LOC130446317 gene encoding uncharacterized protein LOC130446317, whose translation MLPGKSDSFSFHSGESVNRCSIRSTGMQNCRRKLEDNFNDKTGIQENRSVLGVLSLNDNARKTLRNGAERITKTLNIFRTSLGTFTQRFKISTKRRQILEEGPMTPNCTNTPYVKQVLGRTPTKMYSPFGIDSPYNATTYNKENMP comes from the exons atgTTACCAGGTAAAAGTGACTCATTCTCCTTTCATAGTGGGGAGAGTGTTAATCGATGTTCAATTAGAAGTACAGGTATGCAGAATTGCAGGAGAAAATTGGAAGAtaatttcaatgacaaaacTGGAATACAAGAAAACAGATCAGTATTAGGAGTATTATCCCTTAACGATAATGCTAGAAAAACACTCAGAAATGGAGCAGAAAGAATAActaaaacattaaatatatttagaacATCATTAGGGACTTTTACACAA AGGTTCAAAATATCTACCAAACGACGACAGATATTAGAAGAAGGTCCAATGACTCCAAACTGTACCAACACTCCATATGTGAAACAAGTCTTGGGACGGACACCAACAAAAATGTACAGTCCATTTGGTATTGACAGTCCTTATAATGCTACGActtataacaaagaaaatatgcCTTAG
- the LOC130446314 gene encoding aminoacylase-1-like isoform X2, with protein MSSLTADQKQALDTQAVKNFREYLQIPSVHPDVNYEPCVKFLEKQASSLGLPVKVISVVPGKPIVILTWIGKEPTLPSILLNSHMDVVPVFEEKWTYKPFSAHIDDKGNIYARGAQDMKCVGIQYLEAIRRLQFQSVTLRRTIHVSFVPDEETGGVDGMKAFIKTNDFKNLNIGFALDEGMASPNNEYPVFYAERVIWQMHIHCPGHPGHGSLLLENTAGEKASYILNKLYEFRKEQQKKLKDNPNLTIGDVTTVNLTEVKGGVQANVIPPEFILTVDSRLAITVDFKKWEETLNTWCRDAGQGVYIEYEQKQSLIEPTKVDNSNSYWVAFKQATDELNLKLKPQVFPGGTDSRYIRVCGIPAFGFSPISNTPVLLHDNDEFLNTEVFLKGIETYVKIIIKIANVEDKTG; from the exons ATGTCTTCATTAACAGCTGATCAAAAACAAGCGTTGGATACACAAGCTGTCAAGAATTTTCGTGAATATCTTCAAATTCCTTCAGTACACCCAGATGTAAATTATG AACCTTGtgttaaatttttggaaaaacaagcTAGTAGTCTGGGACTACCTGTAAAGGTTATATCAGTAGTGCCTGGAAAACCAATTGTGATATTAACATGGATTGGAAAAGAACCTACTTTACCTTCGATATTACTTAACAGCCACATGGATGTTGTACCTGTCTTTGAG GAAAAATGGACATACAAACCATTCAGTGCTCATATTGATGATAAAGGTAATATCTATGCAAGAGGTGCACAAGATATGAAATGTGTCGGAATACAGTATTTGGAAGCAATCAGAAGACTTCAGTTCCAAAGTGTTACTTTAAGAAGAACTATACATGTTAGTTTTGTTCCAG ATGAAGAAACTGGAGGCGTTGATGGAATGAAGGcgtttataaaaacaaatgattttaaaaatctaaatattggTTTTGCATTAGATGAAGGTATGGCTAGTCCCAATAACGAATATCCCGTGTTTTATGCAGAAAGAGTTATTTGGC aaATGCACATTCATTGCCCTGGTCATCCCGGACATGGATCTTTGTTGTTAGAGAACACTGCCGGTGAGAAGgcttcatatattttaaataagttatATGAGTTTAGAAAAGAACAGcaaaagaaattgaaagataATCCTAATTTAACTATCGGAGATGTAACTACCGTCAATTTGACAGAAGTAAag GGTGGAGTTCAAGCTAATGTTATACCTCCCGAATTTATTTTGACAGTCGATTCACGGCTGGCAATTACAGTCGATTTTAAAAAATGGGAGGAAACGTTAAATACTTGGTGCAGAGATGCGGGACAAGGTGTATATATTGAATATGAACAGAAGCAGAGTTTAATAGAGCCAACGAAAGTGGACAACTCGAATTCTTATTGGGTGGCATTTAAACAAGCTACCGACGAGCT cAACCTTAAACTTAAACCCCAAGTATTCCCTGGTGGTACGGACAGTAGATACATTCGAGTTTGCGGTATTCCCGCATTTGGATTTTCGCCGATTTCTAATACTCCCGTATTATTGCACGACAACGACGAATTTTTGAACACTGAAGTATTTTTGAAAGGAATTGAAACttatgttaaaataattattaaaatcgCCAATGTTGAAGATAAAACTGGATAA
- the LOC130446316 gene encoding Golgi SNAP receptor complex member 1, whose translation MAAAFSYEDLRKQARQLENEIDLKLVAFSKLGAGIKTPSTGNPDTIPLLSGDDTFEAMSVEIEELLNKLTQINDRLAEQPVTGAAMMHTLQRHKDILADLSRDFRKTNSLRESQRQREDLLRGSDNFRTDGVNNRRDVYLKENQHIHNSDRLVNDQISIAMETREHLTSQRQTLKRLQTRFNDISNKYPLINSLIQRINIRKRRDSIILGLVISFCTILMLIYIFS comes from the exons ATGGCTGCAGCATTTTCCTATGAAG aTCTGCGAAAGCAGGCAAGGCAACTAGAAAATGAAATCGACCTAAAGTTAGTAGCGTTTAGTAAATTAGGTGCTGGAATTAAAACTCCTAGTACTGGAAATCCAGACACTATACCCCTTTTATCTGGAGATGACACTTTTGAAGCAATGTCTGTGGAAATTGAAGAGCTACTAAATAAA ttaacacaaataAATGATAGACTGGCAGAGCAACCTGTAACAGGAGCTGCAATGATGCACACTTTACAAAGACATAAAGATATATTAGCAGATTTATCAAGAGATTTTAGGAAAACAAATTCATTAAGGGAAAGCCAAAGACAACGAGAGGATCTTTTACGAGGTTCAGATAATTTTAGAACAGATGGAGTTAATAATAGAAGAGatgtatatttaaaagaaaatcagCACATACATAA TTCTGATCGTCTCGTAAATGATCAAATATCGATAGCAATGGAAACAAGAGAACATTTAACATCACAGAGACAAACCTTAAAAAGGCTACAAACCAGATTCAATGATATTTCGAACAAGTATCCTTTAATTAATAGTTTAATCCAGAGAATTAACATTAGAAAACGACGAGATTCTATTATTTTGGGTTTGGTTATAtctttttgtacaattttaatgttgatttatattttcagCTAA
- the LOC130446319 gene encoding carbohydrate sulfotransferase 11 → MLKKVNLKWSPLIALFIIPLTALESEKYPWLDQIARQEQVIESCDIMGLRYKNKLSINKLDHILVDHNHKLLYCYVPKVACTNWKRILMVLTGESNLTNPIQISASDAHLENSTVKLSQLDYKDIRKCLQDYTLFLVARHPFERLLSAYRNKFMDKSQKNKYFKLRYGKHIIQKYRQNPTKEDLETGANVTFREFIQYLIDEGVFSNEHWTPIYNLCLPCTLNYTFISHYETITEDSSTILRMVNAPRLTFPVTKSKRTKDSLKFYFQQLSIYEIEILYKLYEADFKLFGYSLEEILGYDLA, encoded by the exons ATGCTAAAAAAAGTAAACTTAAAATGGAGTCCACTAATAGCCTTGTTTATTATTCCACTAACAG catTGGAAAGTGAAAAATATCCTTGGCTAGACCAAATCGCTAGACAGGAACAGGTAATAGAAAGCTGTGATATAATGGGtttgagatataaaaataaattgagtatAAATAAGCTGGATCATATCTTAGTTGATCATAATCATAAGTTACTCTACTGTTATGTTCCTAAAGTGGCCTGTACAAATTGGAAACGG attcTAATGGTTTTGACTGGAGAATCGAACTTAACTAATCCAATTCAAATATCAGCGAGTGATGCTCACCTGGAAAATTCAACTGTAAAATTATCCCAGTTAGATTATAAGGACATAAGAAAATGTTTACAAGATTACACGTTATTTTTGGTAGCAAGACATCCTTTTGAAAGATTACTATCGGCTTATAGGAATAAATTTATGGACAAGTCACagaaaaataagtattttaag ttgcGCTATGGAAAACACATAATACAGAAATATCGCCAAAATCCTACAAAGGAAGACCTTGAAACAGGTGCTAATGTGACATTTAGAGAATTTATTCAATACCTCATCGATGAAGGAGTATTTTCAAATGAGCATTGGACACCCATCTACAACCTTTGTCTACCTTGTACTCTCAATTACACATTTATTAGCCATTATGAGACAATCACTGAAGATTCTTCGACTATTTTAAGAATGGTAAATGCGCCAAGGTTGACGTTTCCCGTAACCAAGTCTAAAAGAACCAAGGATagcttgaaattttatttccagCAGTTAtctatttatgaaattgaaatattgtataaattgtACGAAGCGGATTTTAAACTATTTGGTTATAGTCTTGAAGAAATATTAGGTTATGATTTAgcgtaa
- the LOC130446318 gene encoding sorting and assembly machinery component 50 homolog A — translation MGIVHAKVDDNVTETLNFKNKNIYREPSDREQIKEIDLEGVKARVDKIHIDGLSRTKNDIVEDCIKELFKAKDFQDVLLKAHKARVKLDELGCFKNISVFIDTSKGSKATPDGLEVTFNVKEHKRITGGVSTHVGNNEGVLQIGMRAPNIFGRGERVQVEYSHGSKKSSNFNLAFIKPFRGKYRPTLTSSIFQSNTEWPVSGYKQLERGLIFDLGFYSWSLLKHNLQWEANIRDLSVLTRNTSFDVRKESGPSLKSSLRHILSLDLRDDLIFPTSGSLLQLTSEVAGLGGDVGFLKNDIFVQGNYSIVEDIVLQGCFCTGYMTSISNNLKISLSDMYFLGGPLSVRGFQSRGVGPHSDGDALGSKAYWAGGLHIFTPLPFRPGRGGIGDLFRTHFFINGGNVGNIEVLKDGNLLDFIQNNLRVSYGLGVALRLGNMARLEINYCFPYIYDKGDQTHPGVQIGIGVQFL, via the exons ATGGGAATAGTACATGCTAAA GTTGATGATAATGTAACAGAAAcacttaattttaaaaataaaaatatatacagagaaCCATCAGACAGGGAACAAATAAAGGAAATCGATTTAGAAGGCGTTAAA GCCAGAGTTGACAAAATACATATAGATGGGCTTTCGAGGACGAAAAACGATATCGTAGAAGATTGCATAAAAGAGTTATTTAAAGCGAAAGATTTTCAAGATGTTTTGTTGAAAGCACATAAA GCACGTGTAAAATTAGATGAACTGGGATGTTTCAAGAATATATCTGTGTTCATTGATACCAGTAAAGGATCTAAGGCCACCCCAGATGGTTTAGAA gtAACATTCAATGTCAAAGAACATAAGAGAATAACAGGCGGTGTCAGTACTCATGTAGGAAACAATGAAGGTGTTTTGCAGATAGGAATGAGAGCTCCTAATATTTTTGGTAGAGGAGAAAGAGTACAAGTTGAATATAGTCATGGTTCAAAAAAATCTAGTAACTTTAATTTGGCATTTATCAAACCTTTTAGAGGAAAATATCGCCCAAC gttaacaTCAAGTATATTCCAGTCGAACACCGAGTGGCCTGTTTCTGGGTATAAACAACTTGAACGTggattaatatttgatttaggTTTCTACTCTTGGTCCTTA ttgaagCATAATCTCCAATGGGAAGCAAATATTCGTGATTTAAGTGTTTTAACTCGCAATACCTCATTTGATGTTCGTAAAGAATCTGGACCAAGTTTAAAGTCATCTTTAAGACATATTCTATCACTGGATCTTAGAGATGATTTAATATTTCCCACTAGTGGTTCTTTACTCCAACTGACTTCAGAAGTAGCTGGATTGGGCGGAGATGTTGgctttttgaaaaatgatatatttgtacAAGGAAACTATTCCATTGTGGAAGATATA GTTTTGCAAGGATGCTTCTGTACAGGATACATGACTAGTATCAGtaacaatttaaaaatcagTCTGTCCGATATGTACTTTTTGGGTGGACCTCTATCAGTTCGAGGTTTTCAGAGCCGAGGAGTCGGTCCACATTCAGATGGAGATGCTCTTGGATCCAAAGCTTATTGGGCAGGAGGCTTACATATTTTCACACCATTACCTTTCAGACCAGGTAGAGGCGGAATCGGAGATTTATTTAGGactcacttttttattaatggaGGCAACGTAGGAAATATAGAAG ttcTCAAAGATGGCAATTTGTTagatttcattcaaaataatctGAGGGTGTCGTATGGACTTGGAGTTGCATTGAGGCTTGGCAATATGGCCcgtttagaaataaattattgctTCCCGTATATATATGACAAAGGGGACCAAACTCATCCTGGTGTTCAAATTGGAATTGGAGTACAGTTtctgtaa
- the LOC130446315 gene encoding vacuolar protein sorting-associated protein 51 homolog, which produces MAEKKANCLDINGPNFNPNMYLEKIFKEYTLKQILDHESEVVKDTQTLHSDMQTLVYENYNKFISATDTIKKMKYDFKKMETEMNLLASNMASITSFSGQINNTLQDTRQKISKLSGVHALLQKLQFLFKLPNTLKARMEERNYILATQDYLHAQRVLQQYGDMPSFQGIKGDCELIVNELKIELRKQFSNPNASAKELTEAVDLLLKLDEPAKELCMEFLSCAEKRLAEQLVMLKDQSEQRDIIEFVDLGCSGFLSDLCLIVASFHDMFINRVHTESIENSDIFENFAAVELDSFVQDNMKKYFELVQNKVDSEQDVGDTSILVQALDRFYKRIESNTLCKDIDFAKVAADIVINAARKQCKSHLQILKMHFADTLTKIRQTLSTPKLINQEESTKNLNELLNSLVVTIVEKVKGVLQDLVVFLEPTVNFANKPQFKDSFCIDNVREGLIVCFLHHLTATARSFCAKGASDPKMPPTLLLVLSKFCIDFQNGHVHFILSQTDELFNINSKDNLSLTNETEINNAMQESAQELLNYYVRIQGLNCSQMLRKSVETRDWLHTIEPRTVRAVMKRVVEDIAVIDSTVSQLYEDQGNNGTEHSSDSSRKAHSISLPRHQYRSNWSNYTPNPLDSALVSNMHRLFSERIDIFSSVQFNKISILTGIIKISLKTFMECVRLKTFSKYGLQQIQVDTHYLQLYLWRFVADENLVHFLLDEILGSAAHRCLEPVLMEPSVVDIICERGQN; this is translated from the coding sequence ATGGCTGAAAAAAAGGCAAATTGTTTGGATATTAATGGACCTAATTTTAATCCGAAtatgtatttagaaaaaatattcaaagaatacactttaaaacaaatattggaTCACGAAAGTGAAGTTGTTAAAGATACACAAACACTACACTCTGATATGCAGACACTGGTTTACGAAAATTACAATAAGTTTATATCAGCAACAGATACTatcaagaaaatgaaatatgatttcaaaaaaatggaaactgaaatgaatttattagcTTCAAATATGGCCTCTATTACATCGTTTTCTGgtcaaataaataatactttacAAGACACACGTCAAAAAATTAGCAAATTATCTGGTGTACATGCCTTGTTACAAAAATTGCAGTTTCTTTTTAAGTTACCAAATACGCTTAAAGCTCGAATGGAAGAAAGGAACTATATCTTAGCAACTCAAGACTATCTTCATGCACAGAGAGTCCTGCAACAATATGGTGATATGCCTTCATTCCAGGGAATTAAAGGTGATTGTGAATTAATTGTGAATGAGTTGAAAATAGAATTAAGGAAACAGTTTTCAAATCCAAATGCTTCAGCTAAAGAACTAACAGAAGCAGttgatttgttattaaaattagatGAACCAGCAAAAGAACTATGTATGGAATTCTTGTCATGTGCTGAAAAACGTCTTGCCGAACAGTTAGTTATGTTGAAAGATCAAAGTGAACAACGTGATATCATAGAGTTTGTTGACCTTGGTTGTTCAGGATTTTTGAGTGATTTATGTTTGATTGTTGCTTCTTTTCATGATATGTTCATAAATAGAGTACATACTGAGAGTATTGAAAatagtgatatttttgaaaattttgctgCTGTTGAATTGGATAGTTTTGTGCAagataatatgaaaaagtattttgagTTAGTCCAGAATAAAGTAGATTCTGAACAAGATGTCGGCGATACTAGCATATTAGTACAAGCTCTTGAtagattttataaaagaatagaAAGCAACACCCTTTGTAAAGACATAGACTTTGCTAAAGTTGCAGCAGATATTGTTATTAATGCTGCTAGAAAGCAATGTAAATCTCATCTGCAAAttctaaaaatgcattttgCCGACACCTTAACAAAAATTAGACAAACATTAAGTACCCCTAAATTAATCAATCAAGAAGAatcaactaaaaatttaaatgaactacTTAATTCTTTGGTTGTCACAATTGTTGAAAAAGTAAAAGGAGTATTACAAGATTTAGTCGTGTTCCTTGAACCAACTGTAAATTTTGCAAACAAACCACAATTTAAAGATAGTTTTTGTATAGATAATGTAAGAGAAGGTTTAATTGTATGCTTTCTTCATCACTTAACAGCTACTGCAAGGAGTTTTTGTGCTAAAGGAGCATCAGATCCAAAAATGCCACCTACATTGTTACTAGTGTTATCTAAATTTTGTATAGATTTTCAAAATGGGCATGTGCATTTTATATTATCTCAAACTGACGAAttgtttaatataaattcaaaagatAATCTTTCTCTTACAAatgaaactgaaataaataatgcaATGCAAGAATCAGCACAAGAATTGTTGAATTATTATGTAAGAATTCAAGGACTTAACTGTTCTCAGATGCTTAGAAAGAGTGTAGAAACTAGGGATTGGTTACATACTATTGAACCAAGAACAGTTAGAGCAGTTATGAAGAGAGTAGTAGAAGATATAGCAGTGATAGACTCAACAGTATCTCAATTGTATGAAGACCAAGGAAATAATGGTACAGAACATAGCAGTGATTCTAGTCGTAAAGCCCATAGCATATCTCTTCCCAGACATCAGTATCGTTCTAATTGGTCAAATTACACTCCAAATCCTTTAGATTCTGCCTTAGTCTCCAACATGCATAGACTATTTAGTGAAAgaatagatatattttcatcTGTACAATTCAATAAGATTTCAATTTTAACCGGaattataaaaatcagtttGAAAACATTTATGGAATGTGTTCGTCTCAAAACATTTAGCAAATATGGATTACAACAAATTCAAGTGGATACCCACTATTTGCAGTTGTATCTTTGGAGGTTTGTGGCTGACGAGAATCTAGTCCACTTCTTATTAGACGAAATATTAGGTTCCGCTGCACACAGGTGTCTGGAACCAGTTTTAATGGAACCAAGTGTTGTTGACATTATTTGTGAAAGGGGACAAAATTAA